In one window of Rhinatrema bivittatum chromosome 10, aRhiBiv1.1, whole genome shotgun sequence DNA:
- the LOC115099856 gene encoding dimethylaniline monooxygenase [N-oxide-forming] 5-like isoform X2 yields MVKRVAVIGAGSSGLTAIKCCLDEGLEPTCFERTEDIGGLWRFKETPEDGRASIYKSVIINTSKEMMCFSDFPIPDDFPNYMHNVKILEYFRMYAKHFDLLKYIRFKTTICSIKKRPDFSSSGQWDVISESDGKQESDIFDAILVCSGHHTFPHLPLNSFPGIEKFKGRYFHSREYKDPFEFHGKRIIVIGIGNSGGDLAVELSSVAKQVYLSTRRGAWVVNRVSDEGFPLDVVLYSRYKYLIKQFMPTDVLNSWAENKMNARFNHENYGLKPCHRADEVAFSK; encoded by the exons ATGGTGAAGAGGGTGGCGGTGATTGGAGCTGGTTCCAGCGGATTGACTGCCATCAAATGCTGCTTGGATGAGGGACTCGAGCCCACCTGCTTTGAGAGGACCGAGGACATTGGGGGTCTCTGGAGATTTAAA GAAACTCCTGAAGATGGCAGAGCTAGCATCTACAAATCCGTTATCATTAACACGTCCAAGGAGATGATGTGCTTCAGTGACTTTCCCATCCCCGATGACTTTCCAAATTATATGCACAATGTGAAAATACTGGAGTACTTCCGGATGTATGCGAAGCACTTTGACCTTCTGAAGTACATACGCTTTAAG ACCACCATATGTAGCATCAAGAAGCGTCCAGATTTCTCCAGCAGCGGCCAATGGGATGTCATCTCAGAATCGGATGGAAAGCAGGAGTCAGACATCTTTGATGCCATTTTAGTTTGCAGTGGTCACCATACGTTTCCTCATCTACCACTGAACTCGTTTCCAG GGATAGAGAAGTTCAAAGGTCGGTACTTCCACAGCCGGGAATACAAGgatccttttgaattccatggaAAGCGGATCATTGTGATTGGCATTGGGAACTCCGGTGGGGATCTCGCAGTGGAGCTCAGTTCAGTTGCTAAGCAG GTCTATCTCAGCACCAGGCGGGGTGCCTGGGTAGTGAATCGTGTTTCCGATGAGGGCTTCCCTCTCGACGTGGTACTGTACAGTCGCTACAAATACCTGATCAAACAGTTCATGCCTACAGATGTGCTGAACAGCTGGGCAGAGAATAAAATGAATGCACGGTTTAACCACGAGAACTATGGGTTAAAGCCCTGCCACAG GGCTGATGAAGTTGCCTTCAGTAAATGA